A part of Pseudoalteromonas arctica A 37-1-2 genomic DNA contains:
- the rsmF gene encoding 16S rRNA (cytosine(1407)-C(5))-methyltransferase RsmF: MNANTFIPEHFIDDVKTYLPAHLNLDDFLNACRRPLRKSIRVNTLKISIEEFVKRATEKNWLLTPIPWCSEGFWLERPSDEEQNLALGNTDLHLSGAMYVQEASSMLPPIALKQSIELADSQNNTVLDMASAPGSKTSQLAALMDNQGVLVANELSSSRLKVLSATLKRMGVGNCALSHFDGVIFGNYMFECFDSILLDAPCSGEGTVRKDADALKNWSIESNIQIAQVQKDLIKSAFYALKPGGTLVYSTCTLTPLENQQVCDYLLSEFGDYIAPESLSDLFQGASKATTSEGYLHVWPQTFDSEGFFIAKFKKYASCDNSNQTVKKGAFPFNEFDKKQCAAFMQSLKKHFGITTLPGSLMQRDKELWLFPQGFEAVQNKIKYARLGIQIGIIHKNGVRLTHEYATVFGNECKTNIFALNNEQANDYFQGKDIRLAEATQTIGEVVLTLCGCPIGLGKWQKNKIKNSLPRDLVQNTQLISWG, translated from the coding sequence GTGAACGCCAACACTTTTATTCCTGAGCACTTTATTGATGACGTAAAAACCTATTTACCAGCGCATCTAAACTTAGATGACTTTTTAAATGCGTGTCGTCGGCCGCTCAGAAAATCTATCCGCGTTAATACATTAAAAATTAGCATCGAAGAATTTGTAAAACGTGCAACTGAAAAAAATTGGCTGCTAACCCCAATCCCATGGTGCAGTGAAGGCTTTTGGTTAGAGCGCCCAAGCGATGAAGAGCAAAACCTAGCCCTAGGTAATACCGACTTGCATCTAAGCGGGGCTATGTACGTGCAAGAAGCAAGTTCAATGCTGCCCCCTATCGCATTAAAGCAAAGTATTGAACTCGCAGACTCTCAAAATAACACCGTGCTTGATATGGCATCAGCACCAGGCTCTAAAACATCGCAGCTTGCAGCACTTATGGATAACCAAGGCGTGCTTGTTGCAAATGAGCTTTCGTCATCTCGTTTAAAGGTACTCAGCGCTACCTTAAAACGCATGGGGGTTGGTAACTGTGCGCTCTCACACTTTGATGGCGTTATATTTGGCAACTACATGTTTGAATGCTTTGATAGCATATTGCTAGATGCGCCCTGCTCTGGCGAAGGCACAGTACGTAAAGATGCCGACGCACTAAAAAATTGGTCAATAGAATCAAACATACAAATAGCCCAAGTACAAAAAGACTTAATTAAAAGCGCATTTTATGCATTAAAGCCAGGTGGCACCTTAGTGTATTCAACATGCACACTTACCCCGCTCGAAAACCAACAAGTGTGCGATTATTTACTCAGTGAATTTGGCGACTATATAGCGCCTGAGTCACTAAGTGATTTATTTCAAGGTGCCAGCAAAGCCACCACAAGTGAAGGCTATTTGCATGTTTGGCCGCAAACCTTCGATAGCGAAGGCTTTTTTATTGCTAAATTTAAAAAGTACGCAAGTTGCGATAACTCAAATCAAACTGTTAAAAAAGGTGCATTCCCGTTTAACGAGTTTGATAAAAAACAATGTGCCGCGTTTATGCAATCGCTTAAAAAACACTTTGGGATAACTACCCTGCCTGGCAGCTTAATGCAGCGTGATAAAGAACTATGGTTATTTCCACAAGGGTTTGAAGCCGTACAAAATAAAATTAAGTACGCACGTTTAGGTATTCAAATTGGCATTATTCATAAAAATGGCGTGAGACTAACGCACGAGTATGCAACCGTGTTTGGCAATGAGTGTAAAACTAATATATTTGCCTTAAATAACGAGCAAGCAAATGATTACTTTCAAGGTAAAGATATACGCTTAGCTGAGGCAACTCAAACAATAGGTGAAGTAGTTTTAACACTGTGTGGTTGCCCTATCGGGCTCGGGAAATGGCAAAAAAATAAGATCAAAAACTCACTACCACGCGATCTAGTGCAAAATACGCAGTTAATAAGCTGGGGTTAA
- a CDS encoding VpsP family polysaccharide biosynthesis protein, which translates to MININTNRLTQIAILAVITLVISYQSLQSMRANTWYFNALNILKQPEGSITPVELKLANDAITLATELEPTQPHYWQLSAYVKMLNLAVTNDPMIDKSLVYKRTEVNLLKSLELRQTWAETWIALAQVVSYQEGPSERVYEYIQQAKKVGPYKLDVQFGIIQIALMNWQKLSPKYKALYVAELNLAVKYGYKFYQVFDLAKQVDALPILCLSLKFGPHFEAVRTRWMFKKHCN; encoded by the coding sequence ATGATTAATATAAATACAAACCGCCTCACACAAATTGCCATACTTGCAGTTATTACATTAGTAATAAGTTATCAAAGCTTACAAAGTATGCGTGCAAATACATGGTATTTTAATGCACTCAATATTTTAAAGCAGCCAGAAGGTTCAATTACTCCTGTAGAGCTCAAACTTGCTAATGATGCTATTACCCTTGCGACAGAATTAGAACCAACTCAACCTCATTATTGGCAGTTAAGTGCATATGTAAAAATGCTAAATTTAGCTGTTACCAATGATCCAATGATTGATAAATCTCTGGTGTATAAGCGAACTGAAGTAAACTTATTAAAATCATTAGAACTAAGACAAACATGGGCCGAAACTTGGATTGCATTAGCACAAGTTGTAAGTTACCAAGAGGGGCCGAGCGAACGTGTATATGAGTACATTCAACAGGCTAAAAAAGTAGGTCCTTATAAACTCGACGTACAGTTTGGGATCATTCAAATAGCATTAATGAACTGGCAGAAACTATCTCCAAAGTATAAAGCATTGTATGTTGCTGAACTAAATTTAGCCGTTAAATATGGTTATAAATTTTATCAAGTTTTTGATTTGGCTAAGCAAGTTGATGCTCTACCTATTTTATGTCTATCGCTTAAATTTGGCCCCCACTTTGAAGCCGTTAGAACAAGGTGGATGTTTAAAAAACATTGTAACTAG
- a CDS encoding tyrosine-protein phosphatase, protein MIDIHSHILPGIDDGAKDLSDSLALLNIAQNDGITHMVATPHIHIGRFNNSASQLYSELANLKAQALVNNIGIKLAVAAEVRLDVELMSLVLSNKLPFIGTLNSVNYLLLELPHSHVPQGYDKFINWLAKQNIKVIIPHPERNRDIQANPFYIERLKQLGCEFQLTASSIEGAWGETAKNISIDMIKKGLVTYIASDAHSVKRRPPILSKAKQIVSELIGQNDANDLFFTNPKRLTESLFND, encoded by the coding sequence ATGATTGATATTCATTCTCATATTTTGCCAGGAATAGATGATGGCGCTAAAGATTTAAGTGATTCTTTAGCGCTATTGAATATTGCACAAAATGATGGAATAACCCATATGGTTGCCACGCCACATATACATATTGGGCGATTTAATAACTCGGCCTCGCAATTGTATAGCGAACTTGCTAATTTAAAAGCACAGGCATTAGTAAATAATATTGGTATTAAACTAGCTGTGGCCGCTGAAGTTAGGCTTGATGTAGAGCTAATGAGTTTAGTGCTTAGTAATAAACTCCCGTTTATTGGTACACTTAATTCAGTAAATTATTTATTATTAGAACTCCCGCACTCGCATGTACCGCAAGGTTACGATAAGTTTATAAATTGGCTAGCTAAACAAAATATAAAGGTGATTATTCCTCACCCTGAGCGTAATCGCGATATTCAAGCAAATCCTTTTTATATTGAGCGTTTAAAACAGTTAGGCTGTGAGTTTCAATTAACGGCTTCAAGTATTGAAGGTGCGTGGGGCGAAACTGCAAAAAATATTAGTATAGATATGATAAAAAAGGGTTTAGTAACTTATATTGCCTCCGATGCCCACTCAGTTAAGCGTAGGCCTCCTATTTTGAGTAAAGCTAAGCAAATAGTGAGCGAGCTAATTGGTCAAAATGATGCAAATGATTTATTTTTTACTAACCCTAAGCGTTTAACTGAGTCGTTGTTTAATGATTAA
- a CDS encoding GumC family protein, producing the protein MNQTNENLSNNEEIIDLGSYLNVIKLAKWRILGFAIVVTLLTIMVALTLVPKYIATATLLIEAEQTKAVSFEEIYGLDSTKKEYYLTQFEVIKSDSIAREVITKLNLKAHTDFIAKPSALGELKTAIKEQLPFLNKKEETVYDAQEQAEREMLGLLAVFKSRLSVSPIIKTQLVRVSFESSDSKLAALVANTVGEVYIDSQMRAKMGITQQASNWLNTRLSQLRIQLDDSEVRLQNYREKQKLVDIEGIAGLATQELEQISQQLIVARNEKNNLESINRVITEYGNNNLELLGSMPEITSHKVIQDVKREVILVERKLSDLGEVYGPKHPRMISAKAELATVKNNLNKQIKGLITGIEKELNRITRTVSALERDLVKIRAEYQDITRKETQYNQLKREVETNRSIFNTFLSRSKETEVTSDFSSAAARFTDRAYAPNDPAKPNKKLIVILAFVASFGFAVVMSFIFDALNDTVKTKSDVESKLAQRMLGLLPHVQTPKNSVFPIHAYLDDNYRRFAESVRTFRTSLLLTQLERDHKVIAVTSSAPGEGKTTTSANLAMSLAQMGKVLLIDADLRKPSIAKRFDIPVFHPGLSNLIVGTEQLSECVHVDGQSGVAIMPSGQIPGNPLELLSNTRFSEVLDILKTKYDHIIIDTPPTQAVSDALVIAQSVDSVIYVVKSDITRIKPIKAGIERLFESKAHVAGIVLNQVDMSKSKDEHSHGYYDYYDYSQKPEQPNA; encoded by the coding sequence ATGAACCAAACAAATGAAAACCTAAGTAATAATGAAGAAATTATTGATTTAGGATCTTACCTTAATGTAATTAAACTCGCTAAATGGCGTATTTTAGGGTTTGCTATTGTAGTTACTTTGTTAACTATTATGGTGGCTTTGACCTTAGTGCCAAAATACATTGCAACTGCTACTTTACTTATAGAAGCTGAGCAAACTAAGGCAGTAAGCTTTGAAGAGATATACGGTCTTGATTCGACAAAAAAAGAATATTATCTGACGCAGTTTGAGGTGATTAAATCGGACAGTATTGCCCGCGAAGTAATCACTAAGCTTAATTTAAAAGCGCATACAGACTTTATAGCTAAGCCGTCTGCGTTGGGTGAACTTAAAACAGCGATAAAAGAGCAACTCCCTTTTTTAAATAAAAAGGAAGAAACGGTATATGATGCACAAGAACAAGCAGAACGAGAAATGCTTGGTTTATTAGCTGTATTTAAGTCACGTCTTTCAGTCTCGCCTATTATTAAAACTCAACTCGTTAGAGTTAGCTTTGAATCGAGCGATTCTAAACTAGCAGCGCTTGTAGCGAATACCGTTGGTGAAGTTTATATAGATAGCCAAATGCGTGCAAAAATGGGGATTACTCAACAAGCCTCTAACTGGTTAAATACGCGTTTATCGCAATTACGAATTCAACTCGATGACTCAGAAGTGCGCTTACAAAACTACAGAGAGAAGCAAAAACTAGTTGATATTGAAGGTATAGCTGGGCTCGCCACACAAGAGCTTGAGCAAATATCACAACAGTTAATTGTAGCGCGCAATGAAAAAAATAATCTTGAGAGTATAAATCGCGTAATAACTGAGTACGGCAATAATAACTTGGAGTTATTAGGGAGTATGCCTGAAATTACATCCCACAAAGTAATACAGGACGTAAAGCGCGAAGTTATATTAGTAGAGCGTAAACTCAGTGATTTAGGCGAAGTGTACGGCCCTAAACATCCGCGTATGATCTCAGCTAAAGCAGAGTTAGCAACGGTAAAAAATAATTTAAACAAACAAATTAAAGGCCTTATTACGGGTATTGAAAAAGAGCTAAACCGGATAACACGTACCGTTAGCGCGCTTGAACGTGACTTAGTTAAAATTCGTGCCGAATATCAAGATATTACCCGCAAAGAAACTCAATACAACCAATTAAAACGTGAAGTAGAAACAAATCGCAGTATATTTAACACGTTTTTATCTCGCTCAAAAGAAACAGAAGTAACGAGTGATTTTAGCTCTGCTGCTGCACGTTTTACTGATAGAGCTTATGCCCCAAATGATCCAGCAAAACCAAATAAAAAATTAATTGTTATTTTAGCTTTTGTGGCAAGTTTTGGTTTTGCAGTAGTCATGAGCTTTATATTTGACGCGCTTAACGATACCGTTAAAACGAAAAGTGATGTTGAAAGTAAGTTAGCACAGCGTATGCTTGGGCTTTTACCGCATGTACAAACACCCAAAAATAGCGTGTTTCCGATACATGCTTATCTGGATGATAACTATAGGCGTTTTGCAGAGTCGGTACGAACGTTCAGAACTAGTTTGCTATTAACTCAGTTAGAGCGCGATCATAAAGTAATAGCCGTAACATCAAGTGCTCCGGGTGAGGGTAAAACAACGACCTCAGCTAATTTAGCTATGTCGCTTGCTCAAATGGGTAAAGTATTGCTAATTGACGCCGATTTGCGCAAACCAAGTATAGCTAAGCGCTTCGATATACCGGTATTTCATCCGGGGTTAAGTAATTTAATCGTAGGTACTGAGCAGTTAAGTGAGTGTGTTCATGTAGATGGGCAGTCGGGTGTTGCTATTATGCCAAGCGGGCAGATCCCAGGTAATCCATTAGAGCTTTTATCTAACACGCGCTTTAGTGAAGTACTCGATATATTAAAAACTAAGTATGACCATATAATTATAGATACACCACCAACACAGGCTGTGAGTGACGCTTTAGTTATTGCACAGAGTGTAGACTCGGTAATTTATGTTGTTAAGTCGGATATTACACGAATTAAACCGATTAAAGCGGGTATTGAACGTCTGTTTGAATCTAAAGCTCATGTTGCAGGTATTGTGCTTAACCAAGTAGATATGAGTAAAAGTAAAGACGAGCATAGCCATGGTTATTACGACTATTATGATTACTCGCAAAAACCTGAACAACCTAATGCATAG
- a CDS encoding polysaccharide biosynthesis/export family protein: MKFIFSLTLLIFSSVSFAQTAQSYVIGAGDKVEIKVFGQPDLEVTALLGNSGEVNYPFLGKVKLAGLNTSEVEQVITQGLKPDYLVNPNIYVQVIEYRPFYIHGEVKEPGAYPYQPAMTVNQAIALAGGLTERASIDKIYIFKEQTKQQQQKGSLNSQIAAGDTIKIEQRLF, translated from the coding sequence ATGAAGTTTATTTTTAGTTTAACACTACTAATATTTAGTAGTGTTAGCTTTGCGCAAACAGCGCAAAGTTATGTAATTGGTGCTGGTGATAAGGTAGAAATAAAAGTATTTGGCCAACCCGATTTAGAGGTTACTGCACTTTTAGGTAATAGTGGGGAAGTTAATTATCCTTTTTTAGGTAAAGTTAAATTAGCTGGTCTTAACACTTCTGAAGTTGAACAAGTTATAACACAAGGTTTAAAACCTGATTATTTAGTAAATCCAAATATATATGTGCAGGTAATTGAATACCGACCTTTTTATATTCATGGTGAAGTTAAAGAGCCAGGCGCTTATCCTTATCAACCCGCAATGACAGTTAATCAAGCGATTGCGCTTGCCGGTGGTTTAACTGAGCGCGCCTCTATTGATAAAATATACATATTTAAAGAGCAAACTAAACAGCAGCAACAAAAAGGTAGTTTAAATAGCCAAATTGCAGCGGGCGATACCATAAAAATTGAACAACGGTTGTTTTAA